In Thermococcus sp. 21S7, the following are encoded in one genomic region:
- a CDS encoding MoaD/ThiS family protein yields MIRVKVLGRGVEREIEWEKGMTVTDVLHKVGFNTESAIARINGRVALEDERIDDGVEVEVIPVVSGG; encoded by the coding sequence ATGATCAGGGTAAAGGTTCTCGGCAGGGGCGTCGAGAGGGAGATTGAGTGGGAAAAGGGCATGACGGTCACGGACGTACTCCACAAAGTCGGCTTCAACACAGAGAGTGCAATAGCGAGGATTAACGGCAGGGTGGCCTTGGAGGACGAGAGGATCGATGACGGGGTCGAGGTCGAGGTAATCCCCGTGGTGTCGGGAGGGTGA
- a CDS encoding pyridoxal phosphate-dependent aminotransferase, producing MIRASRRAMGIEYAIRDVVLPARELEKKGIKVIRLNIGDPGKYDFQPPEHMREAYCRAIKEGHNYYGPSEGLPELREAIVEREKRKNGVEVTPEDVRVTAAVTEALQFVFGGLLDPGDNILVPSPSYPPYVGLVKFYGAEPREYMTVEEDGWQPDIDDIRRNIDEKTKAIALINPNNPTGALYEKKTVKAVLDLAGEYDLPVISDEIYDLMTYEGKHVSPGSLTKDVPVIVMNGLSKVYFATGWRLGYLYYVDPEGKLEEVREAIDKLARIRVCPNTPAQLAAIAGMTGPMDYLEEYMRKLRERRDYVYKRLQEIPGVSTQKPQGAFYVFPRIEERSKWKSDKEFVLDALNEAHVLFVHGSGFGKAGDWHFRIVFLPPVEILEEAMNNFEAFMRKRLSE from the coding sequence ATGATTCGCGCATCCAGACGTGCCATGGGTATTGAGTACGCCATCAGGGACGTTGTTCTTCCAGCAAGGGAGCTTGAGAAGAAGGGGATAAAGGTCATCCGCCTGAACATAGGCGACCCCGGAAAGTACGACTTCCAGCCGCCGGAGCACATGAGGGAGGCCTACTGTCGTGCCATAAAGGAAGGCCACAACTACTACGGTCCGAGCGAAGGCCTCCCAGAACTCAGGGAGGCTATAGTTGAGAGGGAGAAGAGGAAGAACGGCGTGGAGGTAACGCCGGAGGACGTTCGCGTCACCGCCGCCGTTACCGAGGCGCTTCAGTTCGTCTTTGGCGGCCTCCTCGACCCGGGCGACAACATCCTCGTTCCAAGCCCCAGCTATCCGCCCTACGTCGGCCTCGTCAAATTCTACGGCGCCGAGCCGAGGGAGTACATGACGGTCGAGGAGGACGGCTGGCAGCCGGACATCGATGACATAAGGCGGAACATAGATGAGAAAACGAAGGCCATAGCACTCATAAACCCGAACAATCCAACGGGAGCGCTCTACGAGAAGAAGACCGTGAAGGCGGTTCTCGACCTTGCCGGCGAGTACGACCTGCCCGTAATCAGCGACGAGATATACGACCTCATGACCTACGAGGGGAAGCACGTTTCTCCGGGTTCACTCACCAAGGATGTTCCGGTTATAGTCATGAACGGCCTCTCGAAGGTTTACTTCGCCACCGGCTGGCGCCTCGGCTACCTCTACTACGTTGACCCGGAGGGCAAGCTCGAAGAGGTCAGGGAGGCAATAGACAAGCTCGCGCGCATAAGGGTCTGTCCGAACACACCCGCCCAGCTTGCGGCGATAGCGGGCATGACGGGTCCGATGGACTACCTCGAAGAATACATGAGAAAGCTCCGTGAGAGGAGGGACTACGTCTACAAGCGCCTCCAGGAGATACCTGGCGTGAGCACCCAGAAACCGCAGGGTGCCTTCTACGTCTTCCCGCGCATTGAGGAGCGTTCGAAGTGGAAGAGCGACAAGGAGTTCGTCCTCGACGCACTCAACGAAGCCCACGTACTCTTCGTCCACGGCTCCGGCTTCGGAAAGGCCGGGGACTGGCACTTCAGGATAGTCTTCCTGCCGCCGGTTGAGATACTGGAGGAGGCCATGAACAACTTCGAGGCCTTCATGAGGAAGAGGCTTTCCGAGTGA
- a CDS encoding protein translocase SEC61 complex subunit gamma: MATTTEKLKSFFAESRRVLMVTKKPGMKEFKMAAKITGIGMILIGLIGLVIRLFGYLITGS; the protein is encoded by the coding sequence GTGGCAACAACCACGGAAAAGCTTAAAAGCTTCTTCGCGGAGTCGCGGAGGGTTTTGATGGTCACAAAAAAGCCGGGAATGAAGGAATTTAAGATGGCGGCAAAGATTACCGGCATCGGAATGATCCTAATCGGCCTCATCGGCCTTGTTATTCGTCTGTTCGGCTACCTTATCACTGGCTCTTGA
- a CDS encoding 50S ribosomal protein L11 yields the protein MAQVVEVLVEGGKASPGPPLGPAIGPLGLNVKQVVDEINKATKDFEGMQVPVKIIVTDPKKKTFEIEVGVPPVSQLIKKELGAPKGSSEPGHSPVGNLTMEQVIRIAKAKQEQMLAADIKAAAKEVIGTALSMGVTVEGKDPREVQKEIDEGVYDEIFANAEE from the coding sequence ATGGCACAGGTTGTTGAGGTGCTCGTTGAGGGAGGAAAGGCTTCACCCGGACCCCCGCTCGGTCCCGCCATCGGTCCGCTCGGACTCAACGTCAAGCAGGTCGTTGACGAGATAAACAAGGCCACCAAGGACTTTGAGGGAATGCAGGTTCCCGTCAAGATCATCGTCACCGACCCGAAGAAGAAGACCTTCGAGATCGAGGTCGGTGTCCCGCCGGTCAGCCAGCTCATTAAGAAGGAGCTTGGCGCTCCGAAGGGCTCCAGCGAGCCCGGCCACAGCCCGGTCGGGAACCTGACCATGGAGCAGGTCATCAGGATAGCGAAGGCCAAGCAGGAGCAGATGCTCGCGGCCGACATTAAGGCCGCGGCGAAGGAGGTCATCGGCACCGCCCTCAGCATGGGCGTCACTGTCGAGGGCAAGGACCCCCGGGAAGTCCAGAAGGAGATTGACGAAGGCGTTTACGACGAGATTTTCGCCAACGCCGAGGAGTGA
- the rpl12p gene encoding 50S ribosomal protein P1 — protein MEYVYAALLLHAAGKEITEENLKAILEAAGVSPDEARIKALVAALEGVNIDEVIEKAAMPVAAPVAVAAAPAAEAPAEAAAEEEEEEEEEASEEEALAGLGALFG, from the coding sequence ATGGAGTACGTGTATGCCGCTCTGCTGCTCCACGCCGCTGGTAAGGAGATAACCGAGGAGAACCTCAAGGCCATCCTTGAGGCCGCTGGTGTCAGCCCGGACGAGGCCAGGATAAAGGCCCTCGTTGCCGCCCTTGAGGGCGTCAACATCGACGAGGTCATCGAGAAGGCCGCCATGCCGGTTGCCGCCCCGGTTGCCGTTGCCGCTGCTCCGGCTGCCGAGGCCCCGGCTGAGGCCGCCGCTGAGGAAGAGGAGGAAGAGGAAGAGGAGGCCAGCGAGGAGGAGGCCCTCGCCGGTCTCGGTGCCCTCTTCGGCTGA
- a CDS encoding transcription elongation factor Spt5 — translation MSDSRIFTVRVTVGQEETTAKLIYSKIKTYNLPVYAILAPSKVKGYIFVEAPNKSAVDEAIKGIRHAKGTLPGEVRFEEIEHFLEEKPAVSGFEPGDIVELIAGPFKGEKAKVVRVDEAKDEIVVELIGSIVPIPVTVRGEYVRLISKRQKE, via the coding sequence ATGAGCGACAGCAGGATATTTACAGTACGCGTCACCGTAGGCCAGGAAGAGACCACGGCCAAGCTGATATACAGCAAGATTAAAACGTATAACCTGCCCGTCTACGCTATACTCGCCCCGTCCAAGGTGAAGGGTTACATATTCGTCGAGGCGCCCAACAAGAGCGCCGTCGACGAGGCCATAAAGGGCATACGCCACGCGAAGGGCACCCTTCCGGGCGAGGTCAGGTTTGAGGAGATAGAGCACTTCCTTGAGGAGAAACCGGCCGTCAGCGGCTTCGAACCCGGCGACATAGTCGAGCTCATTGCAGGACCGTTCAAGGGGGAGAAGGCTAAGGTCGTCAGGGTCGACGAAGCCAAGGACGAGATAGTCGTCGAACTCATAGGCTCAATCGTCCCGATTCCGGTCACGGTGAGGGGCGAATACGTTAGACTTATAAGCAAACGCCAGAAGGAGTGA
- a CDS encoding 50S ribosomal protein L1: protein MAFDRQKIVEAVKEAKARAKPRNFTQTVEMAVNLKDIDLRKPENRFKLEVVLPHGRGKEPKIAVIADGAVAEAAKKLGLDVISGEQLEELAKSPREARKLAKNYDFFIAAAPLMPKIGRYLGRYLGPRNKMPQVVPPTMTNLEPIVARLKRTVRLQLKNNPVVHARIGTEDMDDEKLAENAEAVLNAIINKLERGENQVKSVYVKTTMGPAVKVER from the coding sequence ATGGCCTTTGACAGGCAGAAAATCGTGGAAGCGGTGAAGGAGGCGAAGGCCCGGGCTAAGCCGCGCAACTTCACACAGACCGTCGAGATGGCAGTCAACCTCAAGGATATCGACCTCCGCAAGCCGGAGAACAGGTTTAAGCTTGAGGTTGTGCTGCCCCACGGTCGTGGGAAGGAGCCCAAAATCGCGGTCATCGCTGATGGTGCCGTTGCCGAGGCGGCTAAAAAGCTCGGGCTTGATGTGATTAGTGGAGAGCAGCTTGAGGAACTTGCCAAGAGTCCAAGGGAAGCCAGGAAGCTCGCGAAGAACTACGACTTCTTCATAGCGGCGGCCCCGCTGATGCCGAAGATCGGTAGGTACCTCGGTAGGTACCTCGGTCCGAGGAACAAGATGCCGCAGGTAGTTCCGCCGACCATGACCAACCTCGAACCGATAGTTGCCAGGCTCAAGAGGACCGTCAGGCTGCAGCTCAAGAACAACCCGGTCGTTCACGCCAGGATCGGAACCGAGGACATGGACGACGAGAAGCTGGCGGAGAACGCAGAAGCCGTTCTCAACGCCATCATCAACAAGCTGGAGCGCGGCGAGAACCAAGTTAAGTCAGTGTACGTCAAGACCACCATGGGACCGGCAGTTAAGGTGGAGAGGTGA
- a CDS encoding 50S ribosomal protein L10 has protein sequence MAHVAEWKKKEVEELANIIKSHPVIALVDVANVPAYPLSKMREKLRGKALLRVSRNTLIELAIKRAAQELNNPDLEKLIDHIQGGAGILATEMNPFKLYKLLEESKTPAPAKPGVAVPKDVVIPAGPTSISPGPLVGEMQTLGIPARIEKGKVSIQKDYTVLKAGEVITDQLARILNALGIEPLEVGLNLLAAYEDGIVYTPDVLAIDESEYINLLQQAYMHAFNLSVNTAYPTSQTIEAIIQKAFLGAKNVAVEAGYVTPETVEDIFGRALRAVLLIAQELPEDLLDEKTKELLNQQAQIAVAAQPQEEKVEEAEEEEEEEEEASEEDALAGLGALFG, from the coding sequence ATGGCCCACGTTGCCGAGTGGAAGAAGAAGGAAGTTGAAGAGCTCGCCAACATCATCAAGAGCCACCCAGTGATAGCTCTCGTTGACGTCGCCAACGTCCCGGCTTACCCGCTCAGCAAGATGCGTGAGAAGCTCAGGGGCAAGGCGCTCCTCAGGGTCAGCAGGAACACCCTCATAGAGCTCGCCATAAAGAGGGCCGCACAGGAGCTCAACAATCCTGACCTTGAGAAGCTCATCGACCACATCCAGGGCGGAGCCGGAATCCTCGCCACCGAGATGAACCCATTCAAGCTCTACAAGCTCCTTGAGGAGAGCAAGACCCCGGCTCCAGCGAAGCCAGGCGTCGCGGTTCCCAAGGACGTCGTGATTCCAGCCGGTCCGACCTCAATCTCACCGGGCCCGCTCGTCGGTGAGATGCAGACTCTTGGCATACCCGCGAGAATCGAGAAGGGTAAGGTCAGCATCCAGAAGGACTACACCGTCCTCAAGGCCGGTGAGGTCATCACCGACCAGCTCGCGAGAATCCTCAACGCGCTCGGAATCGAGCCGCTTGAGGTCGGTCTCAACCTGCTCGCGGCCTACGAGGACGGAATCGTCTACACCCCGGACGTTCTAGCGATCGACGAGAGCGAGTACATTAACCTGCTCCAGCAGGCCTACATGCACGCGTTCAACCTGTCGGTCAACACCGCCTACCCGACGAGCCAGACCATCGAGGCTATCATCCAGAAGGCCTTCCTCGGCGCGAAGAACGTCGCTGTGGAGGCTGGCTACGTCACCCCAGAGACAGTCGAGGACATCTTTGGCAGGGCTCTGCGTGCAGTCCTGCTCATAGCCCAGGAGCTGCCTGAGGACCTGCTCGACGAGAAGACCAAAGAGCTTTTAAACCAACAGGCACAAATAGCCGTTGCCGCTCAGCCTCAGGAGGAGAAGGTTGAAGAGGCTGAGGAGGAAGAGGAGGAAGAAGAGGAAGCCTCCGAGGAGGACGCGCTCGCAGGACTGGGCGCGCTCTTCGGCTGA